In Sandaracinaceae bacterium, one DNA window encodes the following:
- a CDS encoding sigma-70 family RNA polymerase sigma factor: protein MRYEDCVRGLAVAWLTCLSLCPVRASAQAPREGGVVFSWVRMDGAESCPGRAELAAEVRRRLGYDPFEAPFGQSLEGVVSRTDVGWSVTLYNRSATGTMLGTRALESEERACAALAEAVTLAMALAIDPEAALRAPEPRPDPPREAEPEPEPEAIEPPPPAPEEGHERARLSLGAAGSYDLVPGIAAGVRLGVDGPLADALRWYGAVLFWPEQIATRDDASFGIGLTTFSLGLCAGAQLDWFRFDGCASVDAGAAHAVVYSPAPRAPGQRFYIGATGLARLEARLFAPVWLGVFGASPCRSSCTRTGSRAAPAWCSSPARSRPWSAPSSRCVFGEGDPVYPAYRGQVPEHEPLNVREIHDRYVDFVWANLHRMGVRSADVPDLLQEVFVVVHRRLHTFDGSAKMSTWLFGICTRVAAGHRRRAHVRREEPVEAVREEAHQQTPEAAAIARDQAALLQSLLDTLDPEKRAVLVMFEIEELTCAEIADQLGVPVGTVYSRLHHARDALKRAWTRHELAASRTRGAA, encoded by the coding sequence ATGCGATATGAAGACTGCGTGCGCGGCCTCGCGGTAGCCTGGCTCACCTGCCTCTCTCTGTGCCCCGTCCGCGCCAGCGCGCAGGCGCCCCGAGAGGGGGGCGTGGTGTTCTCGTGGGTGCGGATGGACGGGGCGGAGAGCTGCCCGGGGCGCGCGGAGCTCGCGGCCGAGGTGCGGCGCCGGCTCGGCTACGACCCGTTCGAGGCGCCCTTCGGGCAGTCGCTCGAGGGCGTCGTCTCGCGCACCGACGTCGGCTGGTCGGTCACGCTCTACAACCGCAGCGCGACCGGCACGATGCTCGGCACCCGCGCGCTGGAGAGTGAGGAGCGCGCGTGCGCCGCGCTCGCGGAGGCGGTCACGCTCGCGATGGCGCTCGCGATCGATCCGGAGGCGGCGCTGCGGGCCCCGGAGCCTCGCCCCGACCCGCCCCGGGAGGCCGAGCCGGAGCCGGAGCCCGAGGCGATCGAGCCGCCCCCGCCCGCTCCCGAGGAGGGCCACGAGCGGGCGCGGCTGTCCCTCGGCGCCGCGGGCTCCTACGACCTGGTGCCGGGGATCGCGGCGGGGGTCCGGCTCGGGGTCGACGGGCCCCTCGCCGACGCGCTGCGGTGGTACGGCGCGGTGCTCTTCTGGCCCGAGCAGATCGCGACGCGCGACGACGCCTCGTTCGGCATCGGGCTGACGACCTTCTCGCTCGGGCTCTGCGCGGGCGCGCAGCTCGACTGGTTTCGCTTCGACGGGTGCGCGTCGGTCGACGCGGGAGCGGCGCACGCCGTCGTCTACTCACCCGCCCCGCGCGCGCCCGGACAGCGCTTCTACATCGGCGCCACGGGGCTGGCGCGGCTCGAGGCGCGCCTCTTCGCGCCGGTCTGGCTCGGCGTGTTCGGGGCGTCGCCGTGCCGTTCATCGTGCACGCGTACCGGGTCCAGGGCCGCCCCGGCGTGGTGTTCCAGCCCAGCGCGGTCGCGCCCGTGGTCGGCGCCGAGCTCGCGGTGCGTTTTCGGTGAAGGGGATCCCGTCTACCCTGCATACAGGGGGCAGGTGCCCGAGCACGAACCGCTGAACGTCCGGGAGATCCACGACCGCTACGTGGACTTCGTGTGGGCGAACCTCCATCGCATGGGGGTGCGCAGCGCGGACGTGCCGGATCTGCTGCAGGAGGTCTTCGTGGTCGTGCATCGCCGGCTCCACACGTTCGACGGCAGCGCGAAGATGTCGACGTGGCTCTTCGGGATCTGCACACGCGTCGCCGCGGGTCACCGTCGGCGCGCGCACGTGCGGCGCGAGGAGCCGGTCGAGGCGGTCCGCGAGGAGGCGCACCAGCAGACGCCGGAGGCGGCCGCCATCGCGCGCGACCAGGCCGCGCTGCTGCAGTCGCTCCTGGACACGCTCGACCCCGAGAAGCGCGCGGTGCTGGTGATGTTCGAGATCGAGGAGCTCACATGCGCCGAGATCGCCGACCAGCTCGGCGTCCCGGTCGGCACGGTCTACTCCCGCCTCCATCACGCGCGCGACGCGCTCAAGCGCGCCTGGACGCGGCACGAGCTGGCCGCGAGCCGCACCCGGGGGGCCGCATGA
- a CDS encoding protein kinase, with the protein MSQAAPESEDGLIGRVIEGRYAILERLAAGGMGVVYKAEQRPLGRVVALKILEIQKTPNASASFGQRFFLEASAAAKLAHPNTIVVHDYGKTDDGLYFIAMEHLDGGTLNKRLRKLGPLSPAEAIHVGLQVVSSLRDAHAQGLVHRDLKPGNVMFAPRGGDPLFVKVLDFGLVKVLGEGGENLGLTQSGVMMGSPRYMAPEQVKAAPVDARTDIYAFGAVLYHMLTGAPPFAAGSAYEAMNAHVNTPPPPLRSSRPDCTAGPLLEAVVMRCLEKDPAARFQSMDEVMGGLRGCEAEAGASNSGSYLGSALSRGGSSSSQPELSSQPGVSSTEASQPGSQPDAPASTGTYQRTVRFSAPDLEPPPHHHGSPEHASHDPHGSAHHEPAPSRSGGALKVALAVGALLVVGVSVAAAVVVWPRIDGEPAPLEPVQAAPPETTPEPPVEEPAVEPASVEPTTVAPAAAPAPLLLRTDPSGARVRLDGVDLGDTPIPLHIPDGERWRIEVSLDQYETRAVTVMSGQEELLLHLEPVAPEPAADSPRPQRPAPPSTRPEAPVVRPLPPPTSGPTHPDVYAPDLDNPWAN; encoded by the coding sequence ATGAGCCAAGCCGCGCCGGAGAGCGAAGACGGGCTGATCGGCCGCGTGATCGAGGGGCGATACGCCATCCTCGAGCGGCTGGCCGCGGGCGGCATGGGCGTGGTCTACAAGGCCGAGCAGCGCCCGCTCGGGCGCGTGGTGGCGCTGAAGATCCTCGAGATCCAGAAGACGCCCAACGCCTCGGCCAGCTTCGGCCAGCGCTTCTTCCTCGAGGCCTCGGCCGCGGCGAAGCTCGCGCACCCGAACACCATCGTCGTCCACGACTACGGCAAGACCGACGACGGCCTCTACTTCATCGCGATGGAGCACCTCGACGGAGGCACGCTCAACAAGCGCCTCCGCAAGCTCGGCCCGCTCTCTCCGGCCGAGGCGATCCACGTCGGGCTGCAGGTGGTCAGCTCGCTCCGGGACGCGCACGCGCAGGGCCTGGTGCACCGCGATCTGAAGCCGGGCAACGTCATGTTCGCGCCGCGCGGCGGCGACCCGCTCTTCGTGAAGGTGCTCGACTTCGGGCTCGTGAAAGTGCTCGGAGAGGGCGGCGAGAACCTCGGCCTCACCCAGAGCGGCGTGATGATGGGCTCCCCTCGCTACATGGCGCCGGAGCAGGTCAAGGCCGCTCCCGTGGACGCGCGCACCGACATCTACGCGTTCGGTGCAGTGCTGTATCACATGTTGACGGGCGCGCCGCCCTTCGCGGCGGGCAGCGCCTACGAGGCGATGAACGCGCACGTGAACACGCCGCCGCCCCCGCTGCGCAGCAGCCGCCCCGACTGCACGGCCGGGCCGCTGCTCGAGGCGGTGGTGATGCGTTGCCTCGAGAAGGACCCCGCGGCGCGCTTCCAGAGCATGGACGAGGTGATGGGCGGGCTCCGCGGCTGCGAGGCCGAGGCGGGCGCGTCGAACAGCGGCTCGTACCTCGGCTCGGCGCTCTCCCGCGGCGGCAGCTCCAGCAGCCAGCCGGAGCTCTCGAGCCAGCCCGGCGTGTCCTCCACGGAGGCGTCGCAGCCGGGCTCGCAGCCGGACGCGCCCGCGTCGACCGGCACCTATCAGCGCACGGTCCGCTTCTCTGCGCCCGACCTCGAGCCGCCGCCGCACCACCACGGTTCGCCCGAGCACGCGTCGCACGACCCACACGGGTCGGCCCACCACGAGCCGGCGCCCTCGCGCTCCGGGGGCGCGCTGAAGGTGGCGCTCGCGGTCGGCGCGCTGCTGGTCGTCGGCGTCTCCGTCGCGGCCGCGGTGGTGGTCTGGCCACGGATCGACGGCGAGCCCGCGCCCCTCGAGCCCGTTCAGGCCGCGCCCCCCGAGACCACGCCCGAGCCTCCGGTCGAGGAGCCCGCCGTCGAGCCGGCGAGCGTCGAGCCGACGACCGTCGCGCCGGCGGCGGCCCCCGCTCCGCTCCTGCTGCGCACCGACCCGTCCGGGGCGCGCGTGCGGCTGGACGGCGTCGATCTCGGCGACACGCCGATCCCTCTCCACATCCCGGACGGTGAGCGCTGGCGGATCGAGGTGTCGCTCGACCAGTACGAGACGCGCGCGGTGACCGTGATGAGCGGCCAGGAGGAGCTGCTCCTGCACCTCGAGCCGGTCGCGCCGGAGCCGGCCGCGGATTCGCCCCGGCCCCAGCGTCCTGCGCCGCCGAGTACGCGCCCCGAGGCGCCCGTCGTGCGCCCGCTGCCGCCCCCGACGAGCGGCCCGACGCACCCCGACGTCTACGCGCCGGACCTCGACAACCCCTGGGCCAACTGA
- a CDS encoding class I SAM-dependent methyltransferase produces MQHRRVDPEAVARHAQMFANRVKKNHRKLAKAFEREGVGAFRLYDWDIPEVRAVCDWYEGHLVVAEYERTQTEGVDDYAGSLGRAAAEALSLPDDRVHAKQRRTRPSEGARYRRLGDGGRLMQVRERDLRFWVNLDDFVDTGLFADHRDTRRWFGAQSAGKRVLNLFSYTGTFTCWAAHGGASETISVDRSERYTAWAEDNLALNGLEGPAHRFVATDVHDWLAEASRLDLRFDLILVDPPSFSTVFGRGDFDIQRDHPTLLTTLRRRLSEGGTLLFSTNHQRFEPRLEGLPFSEIEEITERTVPVDYRNRAVHRAFLLRG; encoded by the coding sequence ATGCAACACCGGCGGGTGGATCCCGAGGCCGTCGCACGTCACGCGCAGATGTTCGCGAACCGCGTGAAGAAGAACCATCGCAAGCTCGCCAAGGCGTTCGAGCGCGAGGGGGTGGGCGCGTTTCGCCTCTACGACTGGGACATCCCGGAGGTGCGCGCGGTCTGCGACTGGTACGAGGGGCACCTCGTCGTGGCCGAGTACGAGCGCACGCAGACCGAGGGCGTGGACGACTACGCGGGCAGCCTCGGGCGCGCGGCGGCGGAGGCGCTCTCGCTGCCCGACGACCGCGTGCACGCCAAGCAGCGCCGGACCCGCCCCAGCGAGGGCGCGCGCTACCGCCGGCTCGGCGACGGCGGCCGGCTCATGCAGGTGCGCGAGCGGGACCTGCGCTTCTGGGTGAACCTCGACGACTTCGTCGACACGGGGCTCTTCGCCGACCACCGCGACACGCGGCGCTGGTTCGGCGCACAGAGCGCGGGCAAGCGGGTGCTCAACCTCTTCTCCTACACGGGCACGTTCACCTGCTGGGCGGCGCACGGCGGGGCGAGCGAGACCATCTCCGTGGACCGCTCCGAGCGCTACACGGCGTGGGCCGAGGACAACCTCGCGCTCAACGGGCTCGAGGGCCCAGCGCACCGCTTCGTCGCCACCGACGTGCACGACTGGCTCGCCGAGGCCTCCCGGCTCGACCTCCGCTTCGACCTGATCCTCGTCGACCCGCCCTCCTTCTCCACCGTCTTCGGCCGGGGCGACTTCGACATCCAGCGGGATCACCCGACGCTGCTGACCACCCTGCGTCGGCGCCTGAGCGAGGGGGGCACGCTGCTCTTCTCGACGAACCACCAGCGCTTCGAGCCGCGACTCGAGGGGCTGCCGTTCTCGGAGATCGAGGAGATCACCGAGCGCACCGTGCCCGTCGACTACCGCAACCGCGCCGTGCACCGCGCGTTCCTCTTGCGGGGGTGA
- a CDS encoding AAA family ATPase gives MTRLSIPDPSLVVLVGATGSGKSSFAAKHFAPTEVIASDRMRALICDDENDQSVSADAFEMVHRLAEMRLAHARMTVIDATSLEVRARQPLRAIAKRQHLPCVVIALDVSLPSLIARHAARGDRPFSEVVVEEHHGQLQRTLASLSQEGFREIHVLAEDEIDSVEIVREKLAPERREERGPFDVIGDVHGCAEELRELLETLGYAPDVDGAYRHPAGRRVIFVGDLVDRGPDVAGCLRIAMDMVDAGAALCVQGNHEAKILRWLQGKNIKPSHGADASIASLEQQPAAFRERAREFIDGLRPHYVLDGGGLVVAHAGLKESMHGRVGGKVRAFCLYGDTNGETDDEGLPVRLDWAQDYEGRAAVIYGHTPVRETRWVNGTICLDTGCVFGGKLTALRWPERELVSVAAKRVHYRPPRPLEER, from the coding sequence ATGACGCGCCTGAGCATCCCGGACCCGTCGCTCGTCGTGCTGGTCGGCGCGACCGGCAGCGGCAAGTCCAGCTTCGCCGCGAAGCACTTCGCCCCGACGGAGGTGATCGCCTCCGATCGCATGCGCGCGCTCATCTGCGACGACGAGAACGACCAGTCGGTGAGCGCGGACGCCTTCGAGATGGTGCACCGCCTCGCCGAGATGCGCCTCGCGCACGCGCGCATGACGGTGATCGACGCGACGAGCCTCGAGGTCCGCGCCCGCCAGCCGCTCCGCGCGATCGCCAAGCGGCAGCACCTGCCGTGCGTGGTCATCGCGCTCGACGTGTCCCTCCCCAGCCTGATCGCGCGGCACGCGGCGCGCGGAGACCGCCCCTTCTCCGAGGTGGTGGTCGAGGAGCACCACGGCCAGCTCCAGCGCACGCTCGCGTCGCTCTCGCAGGAGGGGTTCCGGGAGATCCACGTCCTGGCCGAGGACGAGATCGACTCCGTGGAGATCGTCCGGGAGAAGCTCGCCCCCGAGCGGCGCGAAGAGCGCGGGCCCTTCGACGTGATCGGCGACGTGCACGGCTGCGCGGAGGAGCTGCGCGAGCTGCTCGAGACGCTCGGGTACGCCCCCGACGTCGACGGCGCCTACCGTCACCCCGCCGGCCGCCGCGTGATCTTCGTCGGCGACCTCGTCGACCGCGGGCCCGACGTCGCGGGCTGCCTGCGCATCGCGATGGACATGGTCGACGCCGGCGCCGCGCTCTGTGTGCAGGGCAACCACGAGGCCAAGATCCTGCGCTGGCTCCAGGGCAAGAACATTAAGCCGAGCCACGGCGCCGACGCGTCGATCGCGTCGCTCGAGCAGCAGCCGGCCGCCTTCCGGGAGCGCGCGCGCGAGTTCATCGACGGGCTCCGTCCTCACTACGTGCTCGACGGCGGCGGCCTCGTGGTGGCCCACGCGGGGCTGAAGGAGTCGATGCACGGGCGCGTGGGCGGCAAGGTGCGCGCGTTCTGCCTCTACGGCGACACCAACGGCGAGACCGACGACGAGGGCCTGCCCGTCCGGCTCGACTGGGCGCAGGACTACGAGGGCCGCGCGGCCGTGATCTACGGCCACACCCCGGTCCGGGAGACGCGGTGGGTGAACGGGACGATCTGCCTCGACACCGGCTGCGTGTTCGGCGGGAAGCTCACCGCGCTGCGCTGGCCGGAGCGCGAGCTGGTCTCAGTCGCGGCGAAGCGCGTCCACTATCGGCCGCCGAGGCCGCTCGAAGAGCGCTGA
- a CDS encoding choice-of-anchor Q domain-containing protein, which yields MKRSSQLMICLLLGGCSCEAVVAMEDDGGGVDSATPTSDAGEVDGGREDAGRDGDGGDGDARVCVDADSDGVTDCDGDCDDADPLTFPGATEICGDGVDNACGDDPDPAARCAGLGTYVSEAGDDASGDGTRDNPVRSVAQGIANAVTIGGPNVVVVAGGDYPETVQLVEGVSIRGGFECPSLPCSWASDPAANETVIDGGATANAMEAGDTITRATRVEDLSLRSGRAGFLIRDAAPTALRLNVAAREGINAFGAVDPRIEDCVVVGTSVGVSIEGDGEILTSTIEGAPAVSVRGPVLVQRNVVHAAGDTGIWIGGSAIVDANLINDDASRVGTCSFGFCSGISIWGGSPVITNNVVHGMGGASSSAISIVHGELSVEEPIIHSNTLYAARVPGGAGSINAGVSCNSFFGLAEFGELRNNIIIGAGAGTSYGFYEEDHSPGRQCRPVLMENNDFFDVDHVARFWGTPETLYTSVSDADAQPWASSNLSADPMLDATHHLGAGSPCVDRGVAIEAPPLDRDGDPRPAGAGYDIGADERP from the coding sequence ATGAAGCGCTCGAGTCAGTTGATGATCTGCTTGTTGTTGGGTGGGTGCTCCTGCGAGGCCGTCGTCGCCATGGAGGACGACGGAGGCGGGGTGGACTCGGCCACGCCGACCTCGGACGCGGGTGAGGTCGACGGAGGCCGGGAGGACGCCGGCCGCGATGGCGACGGCGGCGACGGCGACGCCAGGGTCTGCGTCGACGCGGACTCCGACGGCGTCACCGACTGCGATGGGGACTGCGACGACGCCGATCCGCTCACCTTCCCGGGCGCCACCGAGATCTGCGGCGACGGCGTCGACAACGCCTGCGGCGACGACCCCGATCCGGCCGCGCGATGCGCCGGTCTCGGCACCTACGTCTCCGAGGCGGGGGACGACGCGAGCGGCGACGGAACGCGCGACAACCCCGTCCGCAGCGTCGCCCAGGGCATCGCGAACGCGGTGACCATCGGTGGCCCGAACGTGGTCGTGGTCGCGGGCGGCGACTACCCCGAGACCGTCCAGCTCGTCGAGGGCGTGTCCATCCGAGGGGGCTTCGAGTGCCCGTCGTTGCCCTGCTCGTGGGCCTCGGACCCGGCGGCGAACGAGACGGTGATCGACGGCGGCGCGACGGCCAACGCGATGGAGGCGGGCGACACCATCACCCGCGCCACGCGCGTCGAGGATCTCTCGCTGCGCTCGGGCCGCGCGGGCTTCCTCATCCGTGACGCGGCGCCGACGGCCCTCCGCCTGAACGTCGCGGCGCGGGAAGGGATCAACGCGTTCGGCGCCGTCGACCCGCGGATCGAGGACTGCGTCGTCGTGGGGACCTCGGTCGGCGTGTCGATCGAAGGCGACGGAGAGATCCTGACCTCGACGATCGAGGGCGCCCCGGCGGTGAGCGTGCGCGGCCCGGTGCTCGTGCAGCGCAACGTCGTTCACGCGGCGGGGGACACCGGCATCTGGATCGGCGGCAGCGCGATCGTCGACGCCAACCTCATCAACGACGACGCGTCGCGCGTCGGGACGTGCTCGTTCGGGTTCTGCTCCGGGATCTCCATCTGGGGGGGCAGCCCGGTCATCACGAACAACGTCGTCCACGGCATGGGCGGCGCGAGCAGCTCGGCCATCTCCATCGTGCACGGCGAGCTCTCGGTCGAGGAGCCCATCATCCACAGCAACACCCTCTACGCGGCACGCGTCCCGGGGGGCGCGGGCAGCATCAACGCGGGCGTGAGCTGCAACAGCTTCTTCGGCCTCGCGGAGTTCGGTGAGCTGCGAAACAACATCATCATCGGCGCCGGCGCCGGCACCAGCTACGGGTTCTACGAGGAGGATCACTCCCCCGGACGGCAGTGCCGCCCCGTGCTCATGGAGAACAACGACTTCTTCGACGTCGACCACGTGGCGCGCTTCTGGGGCACGCCCGAGACGCTCTACACCTCGGTGAGCGACGCCGACGCGCAGCCGTGGGCCTCCTCCAACCTCTCGGCGGACCCGATGCTCGACGCGACTCACCACCTCGGCGCGGGCTCGCCCTGCGTCGACCGCGGCGTCGCGATCGAGGCGCCGCCGCTCGACCGGGACGGGGACCCGCGACCCGCGGGCGCCGGCTACGACATCGGGGCCGACGAGCGTCCTTGA
- a CDS encoding MopE-related protein — MSHRIQVIACFGVLFALLGAPAPASAFEPFALQVPCRATATNSVGTVRPCITCHDNPDGGNGCATPPCLNAFGMAFNMNGRRWDAMLAGLDSDGDGYTNGEELGDPTGTWRPGMADPATCDCATRPGFASFTPGDADTDGDTYCCVGMDMNADGDCLDAGEHDMSFDCDETDATVSSGAPELCTNAIDNDCDGAATLLDPDCAMVVDRDGDGYCPMGEDMNGDRDCTDPGENTSAVDCDDDEVTVSPAAREFCVDGLDNDCDGDIDTADSECTSDVDADGDGYCPIGFDANMNGHCNDPGEASMGFDCDDSAADVFPMAAETICTDFRDNDCDGLVDFRDTVDCGGLFDADGDGYCPDGRDGNGDGSCVDPGEDAEPGDCDDTNASINPGAMEVCTNGDVDDDCDGAASLMDADCAGYIDTDGDSFCFVGPDMDRDGFCTSPGEDTGDGDCDETSTAINPAAVENCTDGIDNDCDGSTDAADRGECDEYRDIDGDGWCIVGEDLNGDGDCSDAREQGPTGEAPPVRDAEGRIIDPGTEADPTRYPGAPENCVDGKDNDLDGMIDESTFCTRELDEDGDGWCRLGQDLNGDGDCLDEGENIAASDCNDGDPEIHPDAMERCRDWVDADCDGAFMTVDADCHFLIDEDGDRVCGMGVDDNGDGDCLDDGEDRFGVDCDETMTSVNSRAREICDDDIDNNCDGEIDYDDASCRCEMDAQCDDGDPCTTDTCGGGACTYAPSCVDGGVSDGGVTAPTGDDCNCAAVGARRDSPSVWLLGVLALGLVLRRRRR, encoded by the coding sequence TTGTCTCATCGCATCCAGGTCATCGCGTGCTTCGGGGTGCTCTTCGCTCTCCTGGGCGCGCCCGCGCCCGCCTCTGCGTTCGAGCCCTTCGCGCTCCAGGTCCCTTGCCGCGCCACCGCGACCAACTCGGTCGGCACGGTGCGTCCCTGCATCACCTGCCACGACAACCCCGACGGCGGGAACGGCTGCGCGACGCCGCCCTGCCTCAACGCGTTCGGAATGGCGTTCAACATGAACGGGCGCCGCTGGGACGCGATGCTCGCTGGCCTCGACTCGGACGGTGACGGCTACACGAACGGTGAGGAGCTGGGGGACCCGACGGGCACGTGGCGCCCCGGCATGGCCGACCCCGCGACCTGCGACTGCGCCACGCGCCCGGGCTTCGCCAGCTTCACGCCCGGCGACGCGGACACCGACGGCGACACGTACTGCTGCGTCGGGATGGACATGAACGCGGACGGCGACTGCCTCGACGCGGGCGAGCACGACATGTCCTTCGACTGCGACGAGACCGACGCCACGGTCAGCTCGGGCGCGCCGGAGCTGTGCACCAACGCCATCGACAACGACTGCGACGGGGCGGCCACCCTGCTGGACCCGGACTGCGCGATGGTCGTCGACCGCGACGGCGACGGTTATTGCCCGATGGGCGAGGACATGAACGGCGACCGCGACTGCACCGACCCGGGCGAGAACACCTCGGCCGTCGACTGCGACGACGACGAGGTCACCGTGTCGCCCGCGGCGCGCGAGTTCTGCGTGGACGGGCTCGACAACGACTGCGACGGCGACATCGACACCGCCGACTCCGAGTGCACGAGCGACGTCGACGCCGACGGCGACGGCTACTGCCCCATCGGCTTCGACGCCAACATGAACGGCCACTGCAACGATCCGGGCGAGGCGTCGATGGGCTTCGACTGCGACGACTCGGCGGCCGACGTGTTCCCGATGGCGGCGGAGACAATCTGCACCGACTTCCGCGACAACGACTGCGACGGTCTGGTCGACTTCCGTGACACAGTGGACTGCGGCGGGCTCTTCGACGCCGACGGAGACGGCTACTGCCCGGACGGGCGGGACGGCAACGGCGACGGAAGCTGCGTCGATCCAGGCGAGGACGCCGAGCCGGGGGACTGCGACGACACGAACGCGAGCATCAACCCCGGCGCCATGGAGGTCTGCACCAACGGGGACGTCGACGACGACTGCGACGGCGCCGCGAGCCTGATGGACGCGGACTGCGCGGGCTACATCGACACCGACGGGGACTCCTTCTGCTTCGTCGGCCCGGACATGGATCGCGACGGCTTCTGCACCTCGCCCGGCGAAGACACGGGGGACGGCGACTGCGACGAGACGTCGACCGCGATCAACCCCGCCGCGGTGGAGAACTGCACCGACGGGATCGACAACGACTGCGACGGCAGCACCGACGCGGCCGACCGCGGCGAGTGCGACGAGTACCGCGACATCGACGGCGACGGCTGGTGCATCGTCGGTGAGGACCTCAACGGCGACGGCGACTGCTCCGACGCGCGCGAGCAGGGACCCACGGGCGAGGCGCCCCCGGTCCGCGACGCGGAGGGCCGGATCATCGACCCCGGCACCGAGGCGGACCCGACGCGCTACCCCGGCGCGCCGGAGAACTGCGTGGACGGCAAGGACAACGACCTCGACGGCATGATCGACGAGTCCACCTTCTGCACGCGGGAGCTCGACGAGGACGGCGACGGCTGGTGCCGCCTCGGTCAGGACCTGAACGGCGACGGCGACTGCCTCGACGAGGGTGAGAACATCGCCGCGTCGGACTGCAACGACGGCGACCCGGAGATCCACCCGGACGCGATGGAGCGCTGCCGGGACTGGGTCGACGCGGACTGCGACGGCGCCTTCATGACGGTCGACGCCGACTGCCACTTCCTCATCGACGAGGACGGCGACCGCGTGTGCGGGATGGGCGTGGACGACAACGGCGACGGGGACTGCCTCGACGACGGCGAGGACCGCTTCGGCGTGGACTGCGACGAGACCATGACGTCGGTCAACTCGCGCGCGAGAGAGATCTGCGACGACGACATCGACAACAACTGCGACGGCGAGATCGACTACGACGACGCGTCTTGCCGGTGCGAGATGGACGCCCAGTGCGACGACGGCGACCCGTGCACGACCGACACCTGCGGCGGAGGCGCGTGCACGTACGCGCCGAGCTGCGTGGACGGCGGCGTGTCCGACGGCGGCGTCACCGCGCCGACGGGCGACGACTGCAACTGCGCGGCGGTGGGCGCGCGGCGCGACTCCCCGAGCGTGTGGCTGCTCGGCGTGCTCGCGCTGGGCCTGGTGCTGCGCCGACGACGACGATGA